From one Thermoanaerobaculum aquaticum genomic stretch:
- a CDS encoding HU family DNA-binding protein — protein MPGKAELVSRIVFETGMPKAHAARAVEILVDALQEWVAAGEKVAIPGLGIFYASERSARKARNPQTGEELQLPPVRVARFRPAKEFKEILNSKR, from the coding sequence ATGCCAGGAAAGGCCGAGCTTGTTTCCAGAATTGTGTTTGAAACCGGGATGCCCAAGGCCCACGCGGCTCGGGCGGTGGAGATTTTGGTGGACGCCCTCCAGGAATGGGTAGCCGCCGGCGAGAAGGTGGCCATCCCGGGGCTGGGGATCTTTTACGCCAGCGAGCGGTCCGCTCGCAAGGCCCGCAACCCCCAAACCGGGGAGGAGCTTCAGCTCCCGCCGGTGCGGGTGGCGCGCTTTCGGCCAGCGAAGGAGTTCAAGGAGATCCTGAACAG